The Metabacillus schmidteae genome has a segment encoding these proteins:
- a CDS encoding sulfatase: MKRGANVILFGIDSLRRDRMSSYGYHRLTTPHIDKVAQTGVLFENHFSPSIPTTPGYASMLTGMDCFGTDVVALRHKGPLGEHVQTLPEVLSENGYNTTCIGFTGNPSSRGFQKYIDYEAWQPDETGRCPKAQNLNEVAIPELKRLANEDKPFFLFLRHMDPHSPYLPPNPYERMFYDGDECDPANDSLKEMKEFKPFSDFITSWIPEGCTDSEYIDAQYDGAVAYMDACIQTILTSVETLGLEEETLIIITSDHGETLNEHDCWYDHHSLYEHNLVVPLILKYPGKLPEGKRITDSSLIKDIMPTIVDLLGIETNISFDGRNLMSLVRGEDDEFKQESEFYLTECTWMRKHGWRTPEWKLIIALEPDFHFKPEVELYHLIKDPKELQNVAEDEPEVVNFLIGRMNDYINKREQENGRTNPMYTNLNWHGLDRGPFKTSKEAYDSMYIGSINTAQKLQEKEKEEQH, from the coding sequence ATGAAAAGAGGAGCAAATGTCATTCTTTTTGGGATTGATAGTCTAAGAAGAGATCGAATGAGTTCATATGGATACCATCGATTAACAACACCACATATTGATAAGGTAGCTCAAACAGGAGTGCTATTTGAAAACCACTTTAGCCCAAGTATTCCTACAACACCAGGATATGCATCAATGCTTACTGGTATGGATTGCTTCGGTACGGATGTTGTGGCACTTAGACATAAAGGACCGTTGGGTGAACATGTTCAAACTTTGCCAGAAGTTCTTAGTGAAAATGGCTATAACACAACATGTATTGGCTTTACTGGAAACCCTTCATCGAGAGGATTTCAAAAATACATTGACTATGAAGCTTGGCAACCTGATGAAACAGGACGTTGTCCCAAAGCGCAAAACTTAAATGAAGTTGCCATTCCTGAATTGAAAAGACTAGCAAATGAAGATAAACCATTTTTCCTGTTTTTAAGACATATGGATCCACATTCGCCATATTTACCACCAAATCCATACGAAAGAATGTTTTATGATGGTGATGAATGTGATCCCGCAAATGATTCCTTAAAAGAAATGAAGGAATTTAAACCATTCTCTGACTTTATTACATCTTGGATTCCGGAGGGGTGTACTGATTCAGAATACATTGATGCACAGTACGATGGTGCTGTAGCCTATATGGATGCTTGCATACAAACCATTTTAACATCTGTTGAAACATTAGGATTAGAAGAAGAAACACTTATCATCATTACTTCAGATCACGGAGAAACCCTAAATGAACATGATTGCTGGTATGATCATCACAGCCTATATGAACATAATCTTGTTGTACCATTAATCCTTAAGTATCCTGGGAAATTACCAGAAGGGAAAAGAATTACTGATTCTTCCTTAATAAAAGATATTATGCCAACAATAGTAGATTTGTTAGGTATAGAAACAAATATCTCATTTGATGGAAGAAATCTAATGTCTTTAGTCAGAGGGGAAGACGATGAGTTTAAACAGGAATCAGAATTCTATCTTACAGAATGTACATGGATGCGTAAACACGGCTGGAGAACACCGGAATGGAAGTTGATTATTGCGCTTGAACCAGATTTTCATTTTAAGCCGGAAGTGGAATTGTACCATCTCATAAAAGACCCAAAAGAATTACAAAATGTAGCTGAAGATGAGCCTGAAGTAGTCAATTTTTTAATAGGCAGAATGAATGACTATATAAATAAGCGAGAACAAGAGAACGGGCGGACAAATCCAATGTACACAAATCTAAATTGGCACGGTTTAGATCGAGGTCCTTTTAAAACATCAAAAGAAGCTTACGATTCAATGTATATAGGATCAATTAATACAGCACAAAAGCTACAAGAAAAGGAAAAAGAAGAACAACATTAA